One Peterkaempfera bronchialis DNA window includes the following coding sequences:
- a CDS encoding LLM class flavin-dependent oxidoreductase, protein MPVEFLGIAATNDGSETSPRSGAAFDKEYTLRLARAHEDHGWDRVLFAYGSGSPDPAPAAAFVAARLDRLHLLLAHRPNVSAPTYAAKTFATLDRISDGRLTVHFITGGNDHEQGREGDFLTKDERYARTREYIGIVKRIWTSHEPFDHEGEHYRFKDFVSEVFPVQQPRPGVSFGGSSPAAYAAGGAEADIYCLWGEPLAETAEQIERVKAAAAAAGRAEPPRIQVAFRPIIAPTEELAWEKAHRTVDAIHARRAGGDLVRPRRNPGTPPENTGSQRLIAIAERGERYDRALWTSTAAATGGSGNSNALVGTPETVAQALLDYYDLGVEIISARGYDLLGDAIDFGRQVIPIVREEVAKRDAAKVDAAKRDAAEARAQRAAVSA, encoded by the coding sequence ATGCCCGTGGAGTTCCTGGGTATCGCCGCCACCAACGACGGATCGGAGACCAGCCCCCGCTCCGGCGCCGCCTTCGACAAGGAGTACACGCTCAGACTCGCCCGCGCCCACGAGGACCACGGCTGGGACCGCGTGCTCTTCGCCTACGGCTCCGGCTCACCCGACCCGGCGCCCGCCGCCGCCTTTGTCGCCGCCCGGCTGGACCGGCTGCACCTGCTGCTGGCCCACCGGCCCAATGTCTCCGCCCCGACCTACGCCGCCAAGACCTTCGCCACCCTGGACCGGATCTCCGACGGGCGGCTCACCGTCCACTTCATCACCGGCGGCAACGACCACGAGCAGGGCCGCGAGGGCGACTTCCTCACCAAGGACGAGCGCTACGCCCGCACCCGCGAGTACATCGGCATCGTCAAGCGGATCTGGACCAGCCATGAGCCCTTCGACCACGAGGGCGAGCACTACCGGTTCAAGGACTTCGTCAGCGAGGTCTTCCCGGTGCAGCAACCGCGCCCGGGCGTCTCCTTCGGCGGCTCCTCCCCGGCGGCGTACGCGGCAGGCGGAGCCGAGGCCGACATCTACTGCCTCTGGGGCGAGCCGCTGGCCGAGACCGCCGAGCAGATCGAGCGGGTGAAGGCCGCCGCGGCGGCGGCCGGCCGCGCAGAACCGCCGCGCATCCAGGTCGCCTTCCGGCCGATCATCGCGCCCACCGAGGAGCTGGCCTGGGAGAAGGCCCATCGCACGGTGGACGCCATCCACGCCCGCAGGGCCGGGGGCGACCTGGTCCGCCCCCGCCGCAACCCGGGCACCCCGCCCGAGAACACCGGGTCCCAGCGGCTGATCGCCATCGCCGAGCGCGGCGAACGCTACGACCGGGCCCTGTGGACCTCCACCGCCGCCGCCACCGGCGGCTCGGGCAACTCCAACGCCCTGGTCGGCACCCCCGAGACGGTCGCCCAGGCGCTGCTGGACTACTACGACCTCGGTGTGGAGATCATCTCCGCCCGTGGCTACGACCTGCTGGGCGACGCGATCGACTTCGGCCGCCAGGTCATCCCGATCGTCCGCGAGGAGGTCGCCAAGCGCGACGCCGCCAAGGTCGACGCCGCCAAGCGTGACGCCGCCGAGGCCCGCGCGCAGCGCGCGGCGGTCTCCGCATGA
- a CDS encoding GNAT family N-acetyltransferase: MTSVARPGGLLVVRVGVDDPRVEPLLTELAHEYQSRYGAGARGELTRYPAAEFAPPYGALLLLLEDGAAVAGGAFRRYHEPGTAELKRIWTHSAHRRRGLARRVVAELEREAARRGYRRVFLTTGPRQPEARGLYLATGYTPLFDLAADPETIGPLPFEKHLGHSHPDQPGKAPTG, translated from the coding sequence ATGACCTCCGTCGCCCGGCCCGGCGGGCTGCTGGTCGTCCGGGTCGGCGTGGACGACCCCCGGGTCGAACCGCTGCTCACCGAGCTGGCACACGAGTACCAGTCCCGCTACGGCGCCGGTGCCCGGGGCGAGCTGACGCGCTATCCGGCGGCCGAGTTCGCCCCGCCGTACGGCGCGCTGCTGCTGCTCCTGGAGGACGGTGCGGCGGTCGCGGGCGGGGCCTTCCGCCGCTACCACGAGCCCGGTACCGCCGAACTGAAGCGGATCTGGACGCACTCCGCCCACCGGCGGCGCGGTCTGGCCCGGCGGGTCGTCGCCGAACTGGAGCGGGAGGCCGCCCGGCGCGGCTACCGCCGGGTCTTCCTGACCACCGGGCCGCGCCAGCCCGAGGCGCGCGGCCTCTACCTGGCCACCGGCTACACGCCCCTGTTCGACCTGGCGGCCGACCCGGAGACCATCGGCCCGCTCCCCTTCGAGAAGCACCTCGGCCACAGCCACCCCGACCAGCCCGGAAAGGCCCCGACCGGATGA
- a CDS encoding ABC transporter substrate-binding protein — MNAPPARRPRPRPRPRPRLRLRLAALATLVPLLVPLLALTACGSDGPTAAAPAAPSASEDLVSGIPKVDAIAALLPAEVRKSGVLRVGSSVGSSPPSAYYADAAQKKVVGQDIDFTDAVAKVLGLRIERQEAAFEAILPALGSGKYDLGTGNFGVTDERLRSIDFVTYIDDGQGFAVRTGNTSVGKVTDLVQLCGLTVGTGAGTTFEATLDAKKDVCAKAGRKPYQVKVFSDQAAILTGLQQGRFDVLMSTINGLRYQAAQPEAEVTFLGEFHRLDVGFAFAKGSPLTRAFQGAVNQLIKDGTYTRILRKWGTTDSAITESRINPPEHP, encoded by the coding sequence ATGAACGCGCCGCCTGCCCGCAGACCCCGACCCCGGCCCCGGCCCCGACCTCGACTCCGCCTCCGGCTGGCGGCCTTGGCCACGCTGGTCCCGCTGCTGGTCCCGCTGCTGGCGCTCACCGCGTGCGGCTCCGACGGGCCCACCGCCGCCGCCCCGGCCGCGCCGAGCGCCTCCGAGGACCTGGTCTCCGGGATACCCAAGGTCGACGCCATCGCCGCGCTGCTCCCGGCCGAGGTACGGAAGTCCGGCGTCCTGCGGGTCGGCAGCTCGGTCGGCAGCAGCCCGCCGAGCGCCTACTACGCGGACGCCGCGCAGAAGAAGGTGGTCGGCCAGGACATCGACTTCACCGATGCCGTCGCCAAGGTCCTCGGCCTGCGGATCGAGCGGCAGGAGGCGGCCTTCGAGGCGATCCTCCCCGCCCTCGGCTCCGGCAAGTACGACCTGGGCACCGGCAACTTCGGGGTCACCGACGAGCGGCTGCGGAGCATCGACTTCGTCACCTATATCGACGACGGCCAGGGGTTCGCGGTGCGGACCGGCAACACCTCGGTCGGCAAGGTCACCGACCTGGTGCAGCTCTGCGGGCTGACGGTGGGCACCGGCGCCGGCACCACCTTCGAAGCCACCCTCGACGCCAAGAAGGACGTCTGCGCCAAGGCCGGTCGCAAGCCCTACCAGGTCAAGGTCTTCTCCGACCAGGCGGCCATCCTCACCGGCCTCCAGCAGGGCCGCTTCGACGTGCTGATGTCGACCATCAACGGGCTGCGCTACCAGGCGGCGCAGCCTGAGGCCGAGGTGACCTTCCTGGGCGAGTTCCACCGGCTCGACGTGGGGTTCGCCTTTGCCAAGGGGTCGCCGCTGACCAGGGCTTTCCAGGGTGCCGTCAACCAGTTGATCAAGGACGGGACGTACACCCGCATCCTGCGCAAGTGGGGCACCACCGACTCCGCGATCACCGAGTCCCGGATCAACCCGCCGGAGCACCCATGA